The window CGTCTCAAGGCTGGTGCTGTTGGGCACGGAATCTTCATCGTTGCCGGCGGCCATGACCAACGCAATCCCCTCATCGAGGACAGCCGCTAGATCGTCTGCATCGGTGTTCACGCTACTGACGGACAAGTTGACGATCGATGCGTCCGTGTCGTTGACAACATCGTCGTACAGATCAGTGTCACCAGGAGGCTGAAGCGCGCTTGTGTCTCCGCTATCGTTGTACCCTTCGAATAGCTCCAAGTCTGCTGAAGACGCTACACCATTGCGGCCGGCCGCTAATGCAGCCACATGAGTTCCATGGTTATCAGGAGCGTCGCGGGTATCGTTGTGATACCTCGTCAGGTTCGAATCACCGTCGCGCTCACTGAGCTGGACGTGATCCTCCATGATGAAGTTGTCGTACACCGCGATAGTGACGCCATCACCGGTCAGGGGTTCGCCATCGCCATCTGGGAGGTAGCTGGCGCGGTTGCCGTCTTCATCGAGCAGCCCCATAGTCTGCGCGGCTTGATGTACCTCAACGTCGTCCTCGGTTGGTTCTGACCAGGACGGGTCGCCCTCAGCATTCAGCCAAGGATTGGCGATGCCGCCATCGTCGATGACGTAGTCCTGGTCGTTGGTTTCGACCGGTTCAGGCTCGTCCTCCTCTTCGTCTTCGTCGTCCCCGTCCCCGTTGCTTGGCTCGTCATCCCACACCGGGTCATCATCGGGCGCGGAGCTGCCGCCATTCCCACCGGAACTGGAGCTCGCGCATCCGGCCAGCAAGACGGCCACAGCAATACCAGCCACCATTACGGATAGAGAGGCCCGGAACAGGCCGAGAGAGTCGTTGCCACCCATAGATGTTTCGATCCTTGGCTGCTCGTTCCTGCCCCGGCTGTCTGCCAGAGCCCACACCCTGAGCCGCCTTCGTATGCGACGGATTTGAGAATGAGCAGAACGGTCCGTTTTGGTTTGGGAAAGAGTCTACGCGCACAATCAACGCCCAGGCGTGATTCGAGTCACGTCCTCGGAGGGCGCCCGATCCGGGCTATTGGGCGACAGGTGATTCCATTCGCCGGCAGGCAGGAATGGTCGATGCGTGGGCGTACCCCGGGGGTTGTCACGAAGAGGTACAGGTCTGCCGAATCGTGACAAAACCTCAACCCATCAAGGTGGCGGCGTGTAGCTGCGCCTCCAGCGCAAGGCGTGCCAGGCGATCGTTGCCATCCCGGAAGGGGTGGATGTAGAGCAGCCGGTGGTGTGCGCAAACCGCATCCAGCAGTGCGGCGCCAGCAGTGGCGCCATACCGCAGAGGCTGTTTCACGCCACAGAGCCTGGATCAACCGGCGCCGTGTTCACCTGACATCGCGGCGGGTCCGACGAGTCGATCCATGTTCTTGCTGTCGCGCAGCCAGTCGATGGGGCGCTCTTCGTCGCGACGTGCAGCGTCGATACGTCGCCGGGGGAAGTCCATTGTCGCATTGTCCCTGTGAATCTAAGGGGGACATCGAACCCGGAAAAGCATCAAACGAACCGCACCGAGACTCCAGGAGCGGTCCAGACCGATCGAATCACGTCGCCAATGCGTTCGAGCCACGATCTTGCGCCGGCGGGATAAGCTTCCGCGGCGTGAGCAGTGTGCTCACCGGCACCGCACAAACTGTTGTCGCTGACTGGTTGGTTGGGCACTCTGTTACAACAATACGAAACTCATGCGCGGGAGCAGGGTGCGATTTTGCCCGACGACACCGACTGTCGCCCATTGATGCCACGCTTTCATTGCCGCTCGGTCACGCAGGAAGGAACACCGCGTCCATGAACACGGAAAATCACTCAGAGATTGCCTCTTTCATCTGGTCCATCGCCGATCTGTTGCGCGGTGATCTGAAGCAGTCCCAATACGGCCGAGTTATCTTGCCGTTTACGCTGTTGCGCCGGATGGAATGCGTCCTGGAGCCAACCAAGGGCGCCGTGCTGGATGCCGCCAAGCAGCATGCCGATAAGTCCGAGACGGTGCAGGACCGCATGCTGCACCGCGCCGCGGATCAGCCGTTCTACAACAGCTCCCCGCTGAGCCTGGCCTCACTGTCCGACACGCAGACCGGGCAGGATCTGATGAGCTACGTGCATGCGTTCAGCCCCCAGGCGCGGGCCATCTTCGATCACTTCAACTTCGAAGACTTCGTGCAGCTGCTGGAAGGCAACGACCTGCTGTATCAGGTGGTGCAGGAGTTTGCCGCTGTCGATCTCAGCCCGCAGCGTTTGTCCAACTTCGGCATGGGCAGTGTGTTCGAGGAGCTGATCCGCAAATTCGCGGAGAGCTCCAACGAAACTGCGGGTGAGCACTTCACTCCGCGTGACATCGTGCACCTCGCCACGTCGCTGGTGATGACCGGCGAGGAGGATCAGCTTCAGCCGGGCAAGATCCTCACCATCTACGACCCGACAGCCGGCACGGGTGGATTTCTGTCTGAAGCAGAAGCCTACGTGAAGTCCATCAGCGATGAAGTTGATGTGTCGGTGAGCGGCCAGGAGCTCAATGCCGAGTCCTACGCCATCTGCGTGGGCGACATGCTCATCAAGGGTGAGCAGGTCGAGAACATCAAACTGGGCAATACCCTCGCGGACGATCAGCTGCGCGGCCAGACGTTCGACGTCATGCTCAGCAATCCCCCCTTCGGGGTGGACTGGAAAAAGGTGCAGACGCAGGTCCAGAAAGAACATAAGGAGCGCGGCTACGAAGGGCGCTTCGGGCCCGGCCTGCCCAGGGTGTCCGACGGCTCGCTGCTGTTTCTCATGCACTTGGTCGCCAAGATGCGCCCGGCGGAGAAGGGCGGCTCGCGCATCGGCATCATCCTGAACGGCTCGCCCCTGTTTACTGGTGGCGCCGGCAGCGGGGAGTCCGAGATTCGGCGCTACCTGCTGGAGAAGGATCTGGTCGAAGCCATCGTCGCGTTGCCGTCGGATGCGTTCTTCAACACCGGCATCAACACCTACGTCTGGGTGCTGTCCAACGATAAGCCCGAGCAGCGGCGCAACAAGGTCCAGCTCATCAACGCGGTGGACCGCTACGCCAAGATGCGCAAATCCCTCGGGAGTAAGCGCAACTACATCCCCGAGTCCGACCAGGACGCCATCGTGCGCCTGTACGGTCGCTTCGAGGAGACGGACGAGAGCAAGATCTTCCCGACCCAGGCCTTCGGCTACCGGCGCATCACGGTGGAGCGGCCCCTCCGGCTCAACTTCCAGGCGAGCGAGGAGCGCATCCGCCGCATCCTGGAGGAAAAACCCATCCAGAAGCTCGACGAGGGTACCCAGGTGAATATTCTCGCCGCCGTTGATGCCATGGACGGAGAGCCGGTTTACCGCGACCGGGAGGCGTTCACAAAGGCCCTCAAGCAGGCGCTGAAGGCGAGGGACGTCAAGCTCGGTGCCCCGCAGCTCAAGTCTGTGCTCAATGCCTTGTCCGAGCGGGACCCGGAGGCCGAGCCGTGTACCGACAACAAGGGTAACCTGGAGCCGGACACCAGCCTGCGCGACAACGAGAACGTGCCGCTCACCGAGTCTGTGTACGACTACTTCGAGCGCGAAGTCCGGCCCCATGTGCCGGATGCGTGGATCGATGAGTCCAAGAAGGATGAGAAGGACGGCGAAGTCGGTATCGTCGGCTACGAGATCCCTTTCAACCGCCACTTCTACGTGTTCAAGCCGCCGCGGCCGCTCGAGGAGATCGACGCCGATCTCAAGGAGTGCACCGACCGGATCAAGCAGATGATCGAGGAACTGTCGGCGTGATCTGGCGATGGGGGAACCGGCTTGATCGCGTCTTGGATGGCGCATTTGCTCGATTGAGCGCCGAGGCGGGTGAGTGTATAATTTCATCTAACAAAACCCGCCAAGGCTATGCTCTTCGGAGTACCCTCAAACCGGCGGGTTACTCTTTTCCGGGGTGCTGAAATGGAGTTTGGCAAACCCGCGACCACCGTCGATGAGCAGGTTCAGCTTCTTCTGGATCGGGGCATGGTGATCGATGACCCCGATTGGGCCCGACACTACCTGCAACACATCAACTACTACCGACTGACGGCCTATTGGCTCCCTTTCGAGTCGGACCACGACACCCATCAGTTCCGACCGGGTACGCGGTTCGACGAGGTACTCAACCTCTACGTCTTTGACCGGGAATTCCGCCTTCTCCTGCTGGATGCCATCG is drawn from Aquisalimonas asiatica and contains these coding sequences:
- a CDS encoding Fic family protein; the protein is MKQPLRYGATAGAALLDAVCAHHRLLYIHPFRDGNDRLARLALEAQLHAATLMG
- a CDS encoding type I restriction-modification system subunit M: MNTENHSEIASFIWSIADLLRGDLKQSQYGRVILPFTLLRRMECVLEPTKGAVLDAAKQHADKSETVQDRMLHRAADQPFYNSSPLSLASLSDTQTGQDLMSYVHAFSPQARAIFDHFNFEDFVQLLEGNDLLYQVVQEFAAVDLSPQRLSNFGMGSVFEELIRKFAESSNETAGEHFTPRDIVHLATSLVMTGEEDQLQPGKILTIYDPTAGTGGFLSEAEAYVKSISDEVDVSVSGQELNAESYAICVGDMLIKGEQVENIKLGNTLADDQLRGQTFDVMLSNPPFGVDWKKVQTQVQKEHKERGYEGRFGPGLPRVSDGSLLFLMHLVAKMRPAEKGGSRIGIILNGSPLFTGGAGSGESEIRRYLLEKDLVEAIVALPSDAFFNTGINTYVWVLSNDKPEQRRNKVQLINAVDRYAKMRKSLGSKRNYIPESDQDAIVRLYGRFEETDESKIFPTQAFGYRRITVERPLRLNFQASEERIRRILEEKPIQKLDEGTQVNILAAVDAMDGEPVYRDREAFTKALKQALKARDVKLGAPQLKSVLNALSERDPEAEPCTDNKGNLEPDTSLRDNENVPLTESVYDYFEREVRPHVPDAWIDESKKDEKDGEVGIVGYEIPFNRHFYVFKPPRPLEEIDADLKECTDRIKQMIEELSA